The Drosophila nasuta strain 15112-1781.00 chromosome 2R, ASM2355853v1, whole genome shotgun sequence genome segment TGCCTCCTCAATGGCACACCATTTCATGCTGTTAGTCCCTGGCACGATGAGGCCACATTTaagcatttgttttgtataaCTCGCCCCAGGCTCATCTTTTGTGACGGCTTGGTCTATGAGAGACTCGGGGTTGTGGCCAAAATGCTTAAGGCTCCGGTGTATACGCTCAAGGACCATCGCCTGCAGCTGCCGCGCATTGAGGATCTCTTGGAACCTACCAAAAGTGAGCTCAACTATGTgtaagtaattaaaattgttgccCTGACTATCCGATCTAACAACAACTTACATATATGCAGATATATCGCTGTTGCTGGGCGGTACTACGGGTCTCCCAAAGGCAGTCTGCATATCGAACTCCGtagcgaataaatcgcggggGCAGTGAATAAATCGCGGGGCAGCGGATTAATCGCGGGGCAGTGGATTAATCGCGGCGGCAGCGGATTAATTGCGGCGGCAGCGGATTAATCGCGGCGGCAGCGGATTAATCGCGGCGGCAGCGGATTAATCGCGGCGGCAGCAGATTAATCGCGTGGGcagcgaataaatcgcggggGGAGCGGATAATTCGCGGCGGGAGCGGATTAATCGCGGGGGCAGCAGATTAATCGCGGCGGCAGCGGATTAATCGCGGTTACAGCGAATAAATGGCGGGGGCAGCGGATTAATCGCGGGGGTAGCGAATAAACCGCGGGAGCAGCGGATTATTCGCGGGGACAGCGGATTAATCGCGGGGCAGCTTAATCGCGATTAATTCGCTGCCGCCGCaaataaatcgaataacaagcgaaattttaaagctagaactgctaattttgttttatacaataattactatagtagaTGTAATTCccgatttggttgcgatcagataaaaattgtcgaagttattaaagaaatacttttgtatgggcaaaaacgcccaCTTACTAAGACCCCTAGCTTACTTGCTTTgaccgacaatctggtatattgtgccgactgtgatatattttgaatgtggtactattgtagtattttcggtatattttaaaaataataccgcaatattttgcttttattcaaaatgggtagcgggtatctcacagtcgagataactcgactgtagctttctcactcgtttaaatattttttcatgCTCTATTGTTGATTGATAATATCATGCTCATTTTTCTCACATACTTTAATACTGTGAAGTCTCTTATATCACATAAACTGACCAATAATCGAATACATCAGATAGACACTCATTGGATTGAAATTGACATAACTCTAATTTTAGGAGCATGATAAAGTGccggacatggctagatcgtctcggctccTTCtacttgttacatacatttcctgccgtcacaaagttataatacccttctaccctatgggtaactGCAGTAGTTATGACTCCTGGAAATTTGGATGCGCTTAGGAACAAAATAGTAGAagtatttaagaaaaattttTGGATTGCAAAAAACGCCTACTGCAATAGGGTTTTAGTTGGAATCTGGaataattagtatatttcgaatgtagtactatatcaatataccaatatataaAGCCATCTTTTAGTTTTGTACAATTAGTTTTATTGGAAAtatcgactgcagctttcttacttgtttaattttgcattttgattaaattgttttatagtatataaataattgatcTTAGTGAATTGCAAATACTTTTCGtgattatattttctatttctatttctatttcttggAATTCACATGTGTCTTCGTTGTGTATAAGAATTAATGATTATATTTCTCTTTCTAACCTTGCTGTTTATAACTAAAAATGTGATAGGATAGAtcgattatttttaattacctACTATAGAGAAAAAATTGTGCTTAGTCATTTTTACTAGCCTTTTTGCTTACCATTTAATAGTcctttttgaattttcttttgaatcatcgtaataatattattaattgcgcactatttaatgaaaaaaatacttcTTATATGCATATCGCAACAAGCGATTATAATAGTCAACACTTGGTATCGTACTGCTTATTTTACTGAAAATATGTCAAtctcaaaataatttattttcagtgTTACTGAACCAGAATAATAACTTTAGGTCTCCAGCCATAGCATGccataatacaaatatttcatatttcaaagGCTAGGCTGAAAGTCCCCTGacttttacaaaattttagtACACCATTGCAacattttatcaaattttttgtatttatttatttttttttttggtgataATTTATAGAATGGCTCTTCGAGGTATTTGTTTAAGGCTCCCACAACATAGACTTTTTAAGTCGGTCTCTAAGGTTATAAAGCACTGCATTCTACaagaatattacaaaaataacattttattttgccaCAGGTACAATCTTTTAAAAAACATAGCGCCTTTCGATATGTTTCTGGAAGCTCGGCAGCTGGTAAGCTTTGTCATCACTTGTAAGAGCAAACAATCAtcttatcatttattttacagAGCCAATGGTACCATTCTTGGATACCCCAAGTTGTGTATTTTCAGTTGAGGCTTTAAACCATCATTGGGGTGTAAGTTTGTTTACGTATCCTGAATGCCGGAGTaatgtaatttctttttaaataggCTTGGCCAGTTGTTCTAATTTCGATGTTTGGGGCAGCTTGCGAGTTGCTTGCCATAATGCGCTTGGCAGTAATGCGGGATGATGTATGGTATACTAAGGGCCCAGCTCCTTGCGAAATTATCGAGACCCGGAAGGGCTATCCAGCACCTTCACGCAAGGTGAGTATCTAGAAAGGTTGTAATTTACATATCTGACCTTTAAATTTACTATAGATGTTAGTCGTGAATCAAAAATATGAGACTCCTAAAGGAGTTTTGGATGCTACATGTGGCGATATCGATGGATCACCCAGTAAGTATTTCACTTCTTGTGTCATATTGAATTTGACGCTTCTCTTCTCTACGAATGCGCcttattcttatttttgtcGATCTTTGAAAAATTCGCATTAATGCGCGTGCATTTATCTTCTAGGCGAagaaaaaccaataaaaagtGAAGTTAGTACTAAGGCAGTAGCAGCTCACGCGATAGCCAGTCTTGGTGTTATGTACATGGCTTTTATTATGTAGCGATATGTACCTGGGAGAAGTGTCAAGTTCAAAATGCAAACTATATACTAACTaaagtttcaatttaaatttattaaaatatttacagctAATGAGGgtgccaaaaagaaaaagaaataaattaactaaCCCAAGATGATTTTTTatagaataataatttctaattCAGCATTCTATTCTTCGGCCTGACTTGAACTCAGTCCAAACGGTAAATTAAATCCCAGAAGGATGCAATTTGTACACAACGATCTTTACCATATTTTATAGTGCAataatctttatttttgtcattaaatttactattatCGTGGCTCGCATTTTTCCAGTGTGGCGATCGTAGTTATTTTTTCTTGcctttcttttaaatatttaaatgtgaaCGCAAAGATGTGTGTTTCATCTTGGGCTTCTCTGAACaataattactaaaaataaacgcaatcaaatacaaacaacaaattttatttttttttttgagattttgttttattttttcaaagcTTATTCAAAAATATGGCGATggtgaaataaaaatacatttcaaaaccaatcaaatcaatttatttgcaatgcgGGCGAAGTTGgctatttgatttataatattggtgataattataattatatatttttttattatattgtttattagataaataaaatctaTTATGTTTCCATCACCGATGTTGTCTTCACCATTCTCGTCAAAGTTTTCCTGGACGTCTGCTGGAGAGTTTAAAATATCTTAAGTTCCTGCgagtaaaatatattcaattataattattaattattacacAATAGTCGATAATACCATGCTTAAGTAAtgtaagtaagaaagctagtccagtgtgcttgactgtgagttGCCCCATACCCATTTTcgataaaatcaaaataatccaaattaatgtatatatttcgtatatcgatatgctattgcaattaaaatatactaaaccaACTAAGAAAAAACTTCAGCTTTAGTTGTTGGCAATATAAAATTAACTCTTAAGTATCTTCCAAGATTTGATCGGACCCAAATTTTCAGACTAAGTATTGAATAGTCGCAGAGATCATAGACACAGATGGACAATAAGGCAATCAGAGGGACAgacggctgttgacgctgatcaataataGATATTCCTTAAGGGGTTGTTTCATTTTGCCTGCTATATATGTTACATTTCCTCTAGGCACAAAATTACCATATGAACTCAAAAgattttgcattgttttatgCTATTCtgaaacatttaaattcaagaaaaCATTTGTTAACATTCAGCAACCTTTGGGTACATCCACGTCAGAATTTGTTTTAACAAAATTCTATTGAATTAGATTGTATTGTAATCCAGAAAGTAGTATATGTTCAAagattgaatttaattaaattattaagttTAGTGTGTTAGTCTATCAAAATGCCGTTGCGTGTATTGCCAACGAACAGTTCACGGCGATCGCTGCTCAAATTAGTGTCCCAGGTGCATTGCAATTCTCTTAAagaatctttatttatttttaaatgatatttttacGTTTTGTAGGTTCCCAGAAATAAATGGTTATCGGTTCGACATACTAGCACTGCACGAAGTAAGTCCTTTTGAAAGTCTCACAACCTTTGTTTATCTGCTAATAAGTAATTAACATGATTCACAGAACCGTCGGTACCCTGGATGGAGAGGCCGAGTTGTGTATTTTCAGCGAAGGCTTTGAAACACCATTGGGGGGTAAGTGTTGAGTTTAGTTCTAATTGATGTGTAAGTGATAAGTTTAGTTCTGACACACCCAATTTACTTGGTCATTGCACACTTGCCAAAATTAAAACCCATTCGCGAGATTTATATGAAATAAGTGAATTTTTCAGATAAAATCAGAgatttgttgtatatataatatacatttagATGCTAATATTAAAAAGGATTCGGTAGAATAGATAATACTCAATGTGTGGTGTTTAATGTGCTCACTAAAGTTTCGATTAAGAAATTAAtcatatacaatttttttctatacACAACTAACTACGCCTAATATAAAATCTGAgagaaaattataattgtttcaTGGGTGTTAAGAAAAACGTGAGGTAAATGggaatataaaagaaaatactttATAAAACTACTCaaacattaatatattttatgtgaaACATTTATTGAGTTATACgttttatgttatatatattatacatatgtatatataatatatatacatacatatgaacaTACAAATATCGTTACGCAGCGACAATTAATAATACTTAGGTGAGTTTTTGGATCTTGAGTTCGTATGAcgttttttaaaattatcaaaaCTTATACGCAACAATACGCAACCAATTTGTGTGTACTATTTATGTAAGGGTGTGATTTATGAGCTTGTGTATACTAATTACGTACTAAGTGCTAATCAACTAGAGCTaagtatactttatatatgcatattgtaataattaaatatatgtatgtttgttgttgtataagAAGAAGCTAAACAACTCCATATAGCATCTAAATAAGTTATAATCTTAGCTTTCGCTTAACAAACACATTTTCATTGTGTTGCCTTGTTGCATAATATACATAGAACATAAATggttattgtattttatttgtagtacaAGTTGCAACATAAACTACTTCAATGTTTTCttcaacttattttttttttgtttttgttattatttattttgtgtgtttcttaataattcattcgaataaacacacaaaatgtagtatatattcttgaataTGTAAGTTATGTGTGTAATTAAGTATATGTACCTTGTACGATGCATAAATTGGTTCGTCATTGTCATTATCATCAACTCTGCTCTTATGAACTAATGTTAGCTTTTGTTCAGGCATTCGCATATGTATCGTacgaaatacatacatatagtacaacagtatcaaatttatatcctatatatattgcttttacGTCCTTATCATCTCTACATCTGTAGATGTTCATATGACATTAGGATTTGTTTGTTTCCATTTAGAACATTTTCAAACAGAACAAGTATTGTCCACATAAATAGCTGATTCGACTTTTCTATTTGACTGctactataaatatatgtatatatttatttatacatatatatagttatagtTAGCGAGTTTTGTTCTTATAGCATAGATTGCTTCGCGTTTCCAGatgtttcaaatttaaatatgaatatttgaaCAATTCTGTTGGCAACATgcacttttcatttaaaaatttaaatgtataaacGTCAATGTATGGTACGTATGTAAATAGATGTTATCTTATATACAAATCATAGCCAAATCgaatttttacaaattaaaaataaatattacggTCTTATACTTATTAAGaagtaaaagttaaattaaaattattgaatactGAAATAATTATTCTCTTCTAAAAAGcatatttaaagcatttttaacTAAAAACAAGTCAAATTACCATACGATTCGAGTTCAATTACAATGTTCTACCAAATAAAGGGTATTACAAGTTAAATGTGTGTTGAAATTGGATGTGAAAATTATTTGAAGAGTAGAAGTACATACGATACGATTACGATAGAAACGAACGTACATTACAGAGTACAAAGTACATTTTACAAAGTCTAATATGACGGTGGTTTCTAATTCAACTATcaactaatataatatatatttatatatagcttattttaagaatatactCCTTGgattatacatttatattgtATTCATAAGTATACATTAATTTTCTGTGCATTGTACAGCAAAAAAATGCGTGCGAACTACTTACGACAAAGTAATTTACTAATTTACTTGAATATTAAGTTAAGTTCAttgaattattgaatttttgttcTTCCAGTATTGAGCctttcaaatcaaatgcaaatgttgttttattatttaaaaggttttttctttgctttcacattttaaattttcatttatttcattcgttttaaaaatgttgagaaatttatttcagcattttaaagtgtttttttcttgAGACATAGCTAAATGTAAGAGTAAATACAGTTTACatttcatatatagtataaagtgATATATAGTTCTAAACATCGCTACAAGTATAGAGCGAAAGCAATTACAGGTTTTTCTGATGCACTTCTCAGCTGTTGATTTTTCTTGCATTAAAGTATCGCCTGTTAATTGCCatttatagtaaataaatataatatttaaacattaCCATTTCATATGTTGGCTGCAAGATGTTTCAATAAATACGTTCAATACATATGTTATTAGTCCaaactaaattcaattcaatttaactgGTTTATAGGGGCTTGCTTATGGCCTAAAAGATATACGTGACAACTTAGTACTAAAACTTCGATTTTTacctttactttttttatctTTGTTTTACTTGCTCAATATAATGCACTTGCTTATCGTTTATATAGTGGTAGTATAAAGTTTACTTGCGAAACAAATATACAACAGTTAGTAATTTCTTCTGATGTTTTACCCATTGTTTTCccattctttttttggttAGTGATCAGAGGGTACAAAAACTAGTTttcaaattacattaaatttattgacaGAACTAATGGGGGGAAATTTGGGATTTAAGGATTGATTTTGTACCATACCAAACAAGGTCAACAAATCTTAATCcaacatttgtttttcaaaattcCACGTTGCGAAAGTTGTACTGTTATATTCGAGTTTTTCAAATAGCTGTTATTTTTACTCGTACATTGTAAGCTGAGCTTACATATAGTATAGGgttgtattattgtattgtGCTTCGATTATTATCTCAGTTGAAAGATTGAAGCAAAGCCAAAAACgagaaaatacaaaacagaTTAATTCAAAACTGTACCCAtatcattaataaatttgtgaattaGTTGAATTTTTAAGGTCCTTACGGTTTTGTCATGTCAATTAGTGTTGCTGGAAGACGAGTctaagtttattattaaattgtgttttttggttttactttCCCAAGGCAGATGCATTGCAGCACTTACATCCAAGGAGAATTTTGTGGCTTTACTCAACTCTTTATAGTAGGGCTCACTATAGAGACTACGTTCAGTAATGTATGGTTACCCCGTTTAAAAGAAATCTTCctataatacataaaaattgAACTTGGTGTTTAATTCgatcgtttcgtttcgttaaactttctttttttgttaagtaCAATTAtcttttttgtgtattttgttgtattcatCCAAAATATAGCTCATTAGAATTGATATGTGACGAGCTTTTAAAAGTTGTGTTcctttttgtatatatgtataagaaaacgtgtctttctttatttttatttcttcttttcatgTCATACACACtctgtttaaatatttattgtttgtatttatgttttgtaGTCATATTGATTTTTCTCAACACTTAAATTAGTTACACTTCTAGTTTTTAAGTACTCTCATTTTAACATTAtgctttgtttgtttagttttacttttcctttttaaatTAGCATTTGAAATAAGCACGAATAGCAGTTTAATTCGAGCTTTcaatatataagtatttatacttagcaattaataaataaatagcattTATAATAAGTACAAGTTTATATGTAAACCGTAAATGTCGGTTCTATTACTGAGCTGCATTGCTTCAAATTATTCAACACTTTATGACTTAAATTTAAGGCTTAAAACTAATGTAATTATGATCaaacaaatacttttgtagcattttaaatttattttgctttttgttttatatttgtatctttattattcggtttttatattttcacttgaaaataattgcttttattcttTATTGTGTACGttttagtattgtttttattagaTTTGGTTTTGGTAGTTAAGGTTTTTTTTATGGgtttatacttattttatacTTAAGTATGTTGCAAGTGTAGATAGATAAGAGTATTGAACTGTGTCTCTGCACATAAATTGACTAGCTTGTTAGAGTATTTGTCATGTTGAGTAGAGAGTAGAGAGcttgttaacaaaaaaattaataaaaaaaaaataacaatgcGAAA includes the following:
- the LOC132783956 gene encoding uncharacterized protein LOC132783956, which produces MRNHPSSIIILFELSTIDTPFQLQISDTEGTALTNGEAISFAIRIAQHLKALGLRADDVVGIAGTNTTYLMPVVLGCLLNGTPFHAVSPWHDEATFKHLFCITRPRLIFCDGLVYERLGVVAKMLKAPVYTLKDHRLQLPRIEDLLEPTKSELNYVYIAVAGRYYGSPKGSLHIELRSE
- the LOC132784777 gene encoding uncharacterized protein LOC132784777 isoform X1, which encodes MALRGICLRLPQHRLFKSVSKVQSFKKHSAFRYVSGSSAAEPMVPFLDTPSCVFSVEALNHHWGAWPVVLISMFGAACELLAIMRLAVMRDDVWYTKGPAPCEIIETRKGYPAPSRKMLVVNQKYETPKGVLDATCGDIDGSPSEEKPIKSEVSTKAVAAHAIASLGVMYMAFIM
- the LOC132784777 gene encoding uncharacterized protein LOC132784777 isoform X2, which translates into the protein MALRGICLRLPQHRLFKSVSKVQSFKKHSAFRYVSGSSAAEPMVPFLDTPSCVFSVEALNHHWGAWPVVLISMFGAACELLAIMRLAVMRDDVWYTKGPAPCEIIETRKGYPAPSRKMLVVNQKYETPKGVLDATCGDIDGSPTNEGAKKKKK